A genomic window from Flavobacterium hankyongi includes:
- a CDS encoding S41 family peptidase, with protein MKAFTKSILFLLLFGAFIISCEDYDDNPSSYPIQNFIWKGLNGYYLYQPDIPDLSDSKFYIQKDLDNYLSNFSSPKSLFESLIYQRSTIDKYSVLYSDYTKLEQALSGSSDSNGLEYGLNYKSGSTTDIFGWVKYIMPNSDASTKNIQRGTIFYAVNGTPLTISNYRSLLANTSYTLNLADYNNGAITPNGQSVSLVKGSYTENPVLIKNIHVLGSRKVGYLMYNGFYGAYENQLNDAFGYLKGEGITHLVLDLRYNSGGSVATATRLASMITGQFTGQVFAKQQWNPKLMARLDPSSLNNLFTNSTNSGSTLNNLNLNKVYILTTKSTASASELVINSLKPYIDVVQIGTTTTGKNVGSITLYDSDDYTKQNINPDHKYAMQPIVLKIVDKNGFGDYAQGISPTSQNTLAENIGNLGILGNASEPYLAKVLDLIANGGKMAIPKTFKVFNEVSEIGERDLSKEMYINEIPLKKQF; from the coding sequence ATCAACCAGATATCCCAGATTTAAGTGATTCAAAATTCTATATACAAAAAGACTTAGATAATTATTTAAGTAATTTTTCATCACCAAAATCATTATTCGAAAGTTTAATATATCAACGAAGCACAATTGACAAATACAGTGTACTTTACAGCGACTATACAAAACTTGAACAAGCGCTAAGTGGTTCTAGTGACAGTAATGGGTTAGAATATGGTTTAAATTATAAATCTGGCAGTACTACTGATATTTTTGGATGGGTAAAATATATTATGCCGAATTCTGATGCTTCCACAAAAAACATTCAACGAGGAACAATCTTTTATGCTGTAAATGGAACCCCATTAACGATTAGTAATTATAGAAGTCTATTAGCAAACACATCATACACATTAAATTTAGCAGACTATAATAATGGTGCAATAACGCCTAATGGGCAATCTGTTTCATTAGTAAAAGGATCCTATACAGAAAATCCAGTTTTAATAAAGAATATACATGTTCTAGGTTCACGAAAAGTTGGTTATCTAATGTATAATGGTTTTTATGGAGCCTATGAAAATCAACTTAATGATGCTTTTGGTTATTTAAAAGGTGAAGGAATTACTCATTTAGTTCTAGATTTAAGATACAATTCAGGTGGTTCAGTTGCAACAGCTACAAGACTAGCTAGTATGATTACTGGTCAATTTACTGGACAAGTTTTTGCAAAACAGCAATGGAATCCTAAGCTTATGGCTAGGCTAGATCCAAGTAGTTTAAATAATTTATTTACAAACTCAACAAACTCAGGAAGTACACTAAACAATCTAAATCTTAATAAAGTCTATATTTTAACAACTAAAAGCACCGCTTCTGCAAGCGAATTAGTGATCAATTCGCTTAAACCTTATATTGATGTTGTACAAATTGGAACAACAACTACTGGAAAAAATGTAGGCTCGATAACCTTGTATGACTCTGATGATTACACAAAACAAAATATAAATCCAGATCATAAATATGCAATGCAACCTATTGTCCTTAAGATTGTAGACAAAAACGGCTTTGGAGATTATGCGCAAGGTATTAGTCCTACTTCACAAAATACATTAGCAGAAAACATTGGTAATTTAGGAATCCTTGGTAATGCAAGCGAACCTTATCTTGCTAAAGTACTTGACCTTATTGCTAATGGTGGGAAAATGGCTATTCCTAAAACATTTAAAGTATTTAATGAAGTTTCAGAAATTGGAGAACGTGATTTAAGTAAAGAAATGTATATCAATGAAATTCCTTTAAAAAAACAATTTTGA